One stretch of Wolbachia endosymbiont of Armadillidium arcangelii DNA includes these proteins:
- a CDS encoding IS4-like element ISWpi18 family transposase, giving the protein MFIKNKLMSLNFINAHRASSKDFSRKRKLPFINVFLLIFRKSVKSLQVMLNEFVLHTRKDYTITASAFTQARKKLKHTAFSELNDDIVSLYYQDQEFKTHHGFRVLAFDASILILPKSDKIIGEFGSRAVWNGIQRFEDYTSATFEVCYDVLNNIAIKSALSRGDSYEVDLAIGMLESIKSDDLLICDRGYVSYRFLAELTGRKINYIIRCPSSSFNEINAMFKPESPSSMVVVSTAPIKVARQLRKLGLPDEMKFRLVKIILSSGEVEVLVTSLLDEQSFTVEEFERLYYLRWGVETFFSRLKGRLNLENFTGKSIETIKQDFWSTIFISNLESIMIEDDEETLSAQNSKLKKSINKSVSFNAIKNLAFDIFSTESDIDCIMDRLSQLFLMNTLVVRKGRRVDRHKISDIRSLNYQKRARKHVF; this is encoded by the coding sequence ATGTTTATAAAAAATAAATTGATGAGTTTAAACTTTATAAACGCACACAGAGCATCCTCAAAAGACTTCTCACGAAAAAGAAAGCTGCCCTTCATTAATGTATTTCTCCTGATTTTTAGAAAGAGTGTAAAGTCATTACAAGTAATGCTTAATGAGTTTGTTCTGCATACAAGAAAAGATTACACAATTACGGCAAGTGCATTTACTCAAGCAAGAAAGAAGCTAAAGCATACTGCGTTTTCAGAGTTAAATGATGATATAGTTTCCCTATACTACCAAGATCAGGAATTTAAAACCCACCATGGCTTCAGAGTACTTGCATTTGATGCTTCAATACTGATTCTGCCAAAGAGCGACAAAATAATAGGCGAGTTTGGCTCAAGAGCAGTATGGAATGGAATCCAGAGATTTGAAGACTATACAAGTGCAACCTTTGAAGTTTGCTACGATGTGCTAAATAATATTGCAATAAAATCTGCGCTAAGTAGAGGTGACAGCTATGAGGTTGATTTAGCGATCGGTATGCTTGAATCCATAAAATCAGACGATTTGTTAATCTGTGATAGAGGATACGTATCTTATCGATTTCTTGCTGAGCTTACAGGAAGGAAAATCAATTATATAATTCGCTGTCCAAGTTCGTCTTTCAATGAAATAAACGCTATGTTTAAGCCGGAAAGCCCATCTAGTATGGTGGTAGTGTCTACCGCACCTATTAAAGTAGCAAGACAGCTACGAAAGCTAGGATTACCTGATGAGATGAAATTCAGGTTAGTCAAAATAATACTTTCTTCTGGAGAAGTTGAAGTGTTAGTAACATCTCTGTTAGATGAGCAAAGTTTTACAGTCGAAGAGTTTGAGAGATTATATTACTTGCGCTGGGGAGTAGAAACATTTTTTTCTAGGCTGAAGGGAAGATTAAATTTAGAGAATTTCACAGGAAAAAGTATTGAAACTATCAAGCAGGATTTTTGGTCAACTATCTTCATCAGTAATCTAGAAAGTATCATGATAGAAGATGATGAAGAGACATTGAGCGCACAGAATAGTAAACTAAAAAAAAGCATCAATAAATCTGTCTCATTTAATGCGATTAAAAACTTAGCCTTTGATATTTTTTCTACAGAGTCAGACATAGACTGCATTATGGATCGACTATCACAGTTATTTTTGATGAACACTTTAGTGG
- a CDS encoding reverse transcriptase domain-containing protein produces the protein MIIEKFDQDLSKNLYKLWNRLPSGSYFPPAVKACDITKADGGTRTLGIPTVSDRIAQEVVRSVLEPEFEKAFDEDSYGYRPNKSALDAIGQTRKRYQNWLIEFDIKGMFDNIDHNLLMKAVRRHTTNKWVILYIQRWLSADMQLEDGTKIKRLGGVPQGGVITTAIKLRESDGLYCKIR, from the coding sequence TTGATAATTGAAAAGTTTGATCAAGACTTAAGCAAGAACCTTTACAAGCTATGGAATAGGCTACCTTCTGGTAGTTATTTTCCACCTGCAGTGAAGGCTTGTGATATAACTAAGGCAGATGGAGGGACAAGGACACTTGGAATACCAACTGTCTCGGATCGTATAGCACAGGAAGTTGTAAGAAGTGTTTTAGAACCAGAATTTGAGAAGGCATTTGATGAAGATTCATATGGTTATAGGCCAAATAAATCAGCATTAGATGCCATAGGACAAACCAGGAAGCGATACCAAAATTGGTTAATAGAGTTTGACATCAAGGGAATGTTTGACAACATAGACCACAATCTACTGATGAAAGCAGTCAGAAGACACACTACAAACAAATGGGTTATCTTATACATACAAAGATGGCTAAGTGCAGATATGCAACTTGAAGATGGAACAAAGATAAAGCGTCTCGGCGGAGTGCCGCAGGGAGGTGTAATTACCACTGCCATTAAGTTAAGGGAAAGTGATGGACTGTATTGTAAAATCAGGTAA
- a CDS encoding transposase produces the protein MLSIGSSVNKKSRICKIGSERIRKALYMPAIVIILTFKSFANV, from the coding sequence ATCCTGAGCATAGGTTCATCCGTAAATAAAAAAAGTCGAATATGTAAAATAGGATCAGAGCGTATTCGTAAAGCTCTTTATATGCCAGCTATAGTTATAATTCTCACTTTCAAGAGTTTTGCCAACGTTTAG
- a CDS encoding AI-2E family transporter, with translation MQKRHITICCVLLFIIGALFLIRPMVVPCLISVFVAHLFNPLVTKFEKCRIPRSCSVIFIILALLIAFILAITFVLPIVYVQITLILNFLVNKVPSLKLKVIPSVLEFLNIKTEDSLFDHLSKNLVENYSDYISYFINALSMGSNLIIQVLSSSFSLIYMASLIAITLVVFFYMLRDWPLIVEKAKKLIPISYREKAADYFSKVDFIISNYLKGQLNVCIVMMIFYSVSLSIIGLKHSVAIGILSGTLTFIPYIGPLLYTIIGFLSAITQFSGWFESAAVLLLFSVGQLIDSSILVPLLIGKKVHIHPTIIIFGVVICTSYFGFIGILFFIPIIAMFSVLVEYTVNKYFESELYKNG, from the coding sequence ATGCAAAAACGTCATATAACTATTTGTTGTGTACTGCTTTTCATAATAGGAGCATTATTTTTGATACGTCCTATGGTTGTCCCGTGTCTCATATCTGTTTTTGTTGCACATTTGTTTAATCCGTTAGTAACCAAGTTTGAAAAATGTAGAATACCGCGTTCATGTTCCGTAATTTTTATAATACTTGCCTTATTGATAGCTTTTATATTAGCTATCACATTTGTTTTACCTATTGTATATGTTCAAATTACTTTAATATTAAATTTCTTAGTGAATAAGGTACCTTCATTAAAGCTTAAAGTGATTCCTTCTGTATTAGAATTTCTTAATATAAAAACTGAAGATAGTTTATTTGATCACTTGTCTAAAAATCTAGTAGAAAATTACAGTGATTATATATCTTATTTTATAAATGCTCTTAGCATGGGCAGCAATCTTATAATTCAAGTGTTAAGTTCAAGCTTTAGCTTGATTTACATGGCATCATTAATAGCTATTACGCTTGTGGTGTTCTTCTATATGTTGCGTGATTGGCCTTTAATTGTAGAAAAAGCCAAGAAACTAATTCCCATTTCTTACAGAGAAAAAGCTGCAGATTATTTTTCCAAAGTAGATTTCATTATATCTAATTACCTAAAGGGACAGTTAAACGTATGTATAGTCATGATGATCTTTTACTCCGTGAGCCTTAGCATAATCGGGCTGAAGCATTCTGTAGCTATTGGAATTTTATCAGGAACATTAACATTTATACCCTACATAGGGCCATTATTATACACTATTATTGGGTTTCTGAGTGCCATCACTCAATTTAGTGGGTGGTTTGAAAGTGCTGCTGTCTTGCTGTTATTTAGTGTTGGACAATTAATAGACTCAAGCATATTAGTTCCTTTATTAATAGGAAAAAAAGTTCATATACATCCAACTATCATTATTTTTGGAGTTGTCATATGTACCTCATATTTTGGGTTCATAGGTATATTATTTTTTATTCCAATAATAGCAATGTTCAGTGTATTAGTAGAATATACAGTCAATAAATATTTTGAAAGTGAGCTTTATAAAAATGGCTAA